The following are encoded in a window of Megalops cyprinoides isolate fMegCyp1 chromosome 16, fMegCyp1.pri, whole genome shotgun sequence genomic DNA:
- the LOC118790561 gene encoding melanin-concentrating hormone receptor 1, translating into MNNTDIFCKYEELGDFSNTSCSNRSASIYNVIDIASFMHIFPSVYGILCTIGVVANGLVIYAVATCKKKMVSDIYVLNLAIADMLFLLVMPFTIHQLVRDRQWVFGNAMCKAVMVVDVSNQFTTVGIVTVLCIDRYVAIVHPTSEKRTIQWTMVINGMVWVGSFLLTVPVMMYTHTVKKKQVEMCIMDLPQGAQDMYWYTIYQSTFGFIIPLVIISTFYSLTLYHVFRSVRRVKRKQSVWAKRATKTVLMVIAIFLVCWSPYHVIQVINLSIRSPTNTFVYAYNISICLCYSHSCINPLTLLIFAQNYRERICRRRDLRSGQQSSSKTTVVKADGSTVTADTNYRCALV; encoded by the exons atgaacaacacGGACATCTTCTGCAAGTACGAGGAGCTCGGCGACTTCAGCAACACCTCATGCTcgaacagaagtgcatcaatTTATAATGTTATTGACATTGCGTCTTTCATGCATATTTTCCCATCTGTATACGGCATTCTCTGCACAATTGGGGTAGTTGCGAATGGTTTGGTGATATACGCGGTGGCAACTTGTAAGAAAAAGATGGTGTCCGACATCTACGTGCTCAACTTGGCCATCGCCGACATGCTCTTTTTGTTAGTGATGCCCTTCACCATCCACCAGCTGGTCAGGGATCGACAGTGGGTCTTCGGGAACGCAATGTGTAAAGCTGTGATGGTAGTGGATGTCAGCAATCAGTTCACAACTGTGGGAATTGTAACAGTTCTGTGCATTGACAG GTACGTAGCCATCGTCCACCCCACCTCTGAGAAGAGGACCATCCAGTGGACCATGGTCATCAACGGCATGGTGTGGGTGGGCAGCTTCCTGCTGACCGTGCCAGTCATGATGTACACGCACACGGTCAAGAAGAAGCAGGTGGAGATGTGCATCATGGACCTCCCGCAGGGCGCCCAGGACATGTACTGGTACACCATCTACCAGTCCACCTTCGGCTTCATCATCCCGCTCGTCATCATCAGCACCTTCTACTCCCTCACCCTCTACCACGTCTTCCGCTCCGTCCGCCGTGTCAAGCGCAAGCAGTCGGTGTGGGCCAAGCGGGCCACCAAGACCGTGCTGATGGTCATCGCCATCTTCCTGGTGTGCTGGTCGCCTTACCACGTCATCCAGGTCATCAACCTGAGCATCCGCTCGCCCACCAACACCTTCGTGTACGCCTACAACATCAGCATCTGCCTCTGCTACTCGCACAGCTGCATCAACCCGCTCACGCTGCTCATCTTTGCCCAGAACTACCGCGAGCGCATCTGCCGGAGGAGGGACCTGCGCAGCGGCCAGCAGAGCTCCTCCAAGACCACCGTGGTCAAGGCCGACGGCTCCACTGTCACCGCCGATACCAACTACCGCTGCGCGCTGGTTTAG